The Vallitalea okinawensis genome window below encodes:
- a CDS encoding amylo-alpha-1,6-glucosidase, which yields MNLPNIWGPGSLFAFSGLEGENTYKNSLVGTLSADGIGVTFHTKTRRQLRFGLKNIRDIHYELVASDMIKAQLQEKITKVEKELVLAFYSQDTVVGITTPAAAPYIFADGDVQLEYQDDMTVISIDEEYTVLVKDQSNDCIKYAFSYSNQSKEDAIEKAKSALLVEVDGVVADKLSFFYQLPNFEVLDESIERAVYKCYSVMKTQVYTPEGIFKTRHTTPDRLPHKKVWLWDSVFHSIGNKFISKELAYDSIKAVLDMQKEDGFIPHMATPYDHSDITQPPIIAYGIFELYQFTDKKNILEETYDQLKKYLHWNMEKRDSNKNNLFEWLIENDDKCRCGESGMDNSPRFDDVTLMECIDFSCFMAKEANTMAKIAGVLGLEDDQQYWTELFNSIKEAVNKHLWDEEDHFYYDKIIADGQFKKVKAVSSFLPLFAGVCEPPHAEWLVKHLEDVNEFNTTFPIPSISLDDPTFGTDMWRGPVWINYNYMIIKGLKDYGYNKLADEILKKTIEIMTQWYLHDGVIYEFYDSTNTVSPCQLYRKGPAIEPYDFRIRYQSIRDYGWSCTLFPVMVMEYALMR from the coding sequence ATGAACTTACCTAATATTTGGGGTCCAGGAAGTCTGTTTGCTTTTTCAGGATTAGAAGGAGAAAATACTTATAAAAATAGTTTAGTAGGAACGCTGTCTGCTGATGGAATAGGGGTTACTTTTCATACAAAGACGAGAAGACAGCTGAGATTTGGATTAAAGAACATTAGAGATATCCATTACGAATTAGTTGCTTCAGATATGATTAAAGCACAGTTACAGGAGAAGATTACGAAAGTAGAAAAAGAGCTTGTGTTAGCATTCTATTCTCAAGATACAGTAGTCGGTATCACTACACCAGCAGCAGCTCCTTACATATTTGCAGATGGCGATGTACAATTAGAGTACCAAGACGATATGACCGTTATCTCTATTGATGAAGAGTATACTGTTTTAGTGAAAGATCAGTCAAATGATTGCATCAAGTATGCTTTTTCATATAGCAATCAATCAAAAGAAGATGCCATAGAGAAGGCGAAATCCGCATTGCTTGTTGAAGTAGATGGGGTCGTTGCTGACAAGTTAAGCTTCTTCTATCAACTTCCAAATTTTGAGGTGTTAGATGAATCTATAGAGCGTGCTGTGTATAAGTGCTATTCAGTAATGAAAACTCAAGTCTACACACCAGAAGGAATATTCAAAACTCGTCATACTACTCCGGATCGTTTACCACACAAAAAAGTGTGGCTTTGGGATTCTGTATTTCATAGTATAGGAAACAAGTTTATCTCTAAGGAACTTGCCTATGATAGCATTAAAGCTGTTTTAGATATGCAGAAAGAAGATGGCTTTATACCTCATATGGCAACACCTTATGATCATTCAGATATTACACAACCTCCAATAATTGCTTATGGTATTTTTGAACTCTACCAATTTACAGATAAAAAAAATATTCTGGAAGAGACATACGATCAACTTAAGAAATATCTACACTGGAATATGGAGAAGCGAGATAGTAATAAGAATAACCTTTTTGAATGGCTCATAGAAAATGATGATAAGTGTAGATGTGGTGAGTCTGGCATGGATAACTCACCAAGATTCGATGATGTCACATTAATGGAGTGCATTGATTTTTCATGCTTTATGGCTAAAGAAGCTAACACTATGGCTAAAATTGCTGGTGTATTAGGTTTAGAAGATGATCAGCAATACTGGACAGAACTATTCAATAGTATTAAAGAAGCTGTTAACAAACACCTTTGGGATGAAGAAGATCATTTTTACTATGATAAAATTATAGCTGATGGGCAGTTTAAGAAGGTAAAGGCTGTATCTTCTTTTTTACCGTTGTTTGCAGGTGTTTGTGAACCCCCACATGCCGAATGGTTAGTGAAGCATCTAGAGGATGTTAATGAATTTAATACAACATTCCCTATTCCTAGTATATCTTTAGATGACCCTACCTTTGGTACAGATATGTGGAGAGGTCCAGTGTGGATCAATTATAACTATATGATTATCAAAGGGTTAAAAGATTATGGTTATAACAAGCTAGCCGATGAAATTTTGAAAAAAACAATAGAGATAATGACCCAATGGTACTTACATGATGGGGTTATTTATGAATTTTATGATTCAACAAATACAGTATCACCTTGTCAACTATATAGAAAAGGACCTGCAATAGAACCCTACGACTTTAGAATTAGGTATCAGAGTATTAGGGATTATGGTTGGTCATGCACACTATTCCCAGTTATGGTTATGGAATACGCATTAATGAGATAG
- a CDS encoding helix-turn-helix domain-containing protein, protein MEKIQEKDEQFFRMTIQKDKDCLVHPHWHEHIEFIKVLNGKVAINIDQNHFLATEGDIIYISSRRMHSVYSVSDSKASIMGMVFDRSYLSNVIERYDTSHIYSIFATTKKMENHIQSSHVLWQVLNECIEGAFTEFTHQDIMFEMSIKAYVYRIVSSLIRYYKNDIIGHEQFTKLAHDFMALKPVLDYIDCHFNEKIYTKDLCQLVTMSPSHFTRYFKKVTEETPMAYINRIRINAAIKLLRDTQKSIAVVAELTGFCNINYFDKMFKTKVGSTPLEYRNKSRDNR, encoded by the coding sequence ATGGAGAAGATTCAAGAAAAAGATGAGCAATTTTTTAGAATGACCATTCAAAAGGATAAAGATTGCCTTGTTCATCCTCATTGGCATGAACACATAGAATTTATCAAAGTACTGAATGGTAAAGTAGCTATTAATATTGATCAAAATCATTTTTTAGCTACAGAAGGAGATATTATCTATATCAGCAGCCGACGTATGCATTCTGTCTATTCAGTTTCAGACTCTAAGGCTTCAATTATGGGAATGGTATTCGATAGGTCTTATTTATCAAATGTCATTGAAAGATATGATACAAGCCATATTTATTCTATATTTGCTACGACTAAAAAGATGGAGAATCATATTCAATCTTCACATGTTCTATGGCAAGTATTGAATGAATGTATAGAAGGTGCTTTCACAGAATTTACTCATCAAGATATCATGTTTGAAATGTCTATTAAAGCCTATGTTTATAGAATTGTTTCTTCATTAATAAGGTACTATAAAAACGACATAATAGGTCATGAGCAATTTACTAAGCTTGCCCATGACTTTATGGCCTTAAAACCTGTGTTAGATTATATCGATTGTCATTTTAATGAGAAAATATATACAAAGGATCTATGTCAATTAGTTACTATGAGTCCATCTCATTTCACAAGGTATTTCAAGAAAGTAACAGAGGAAACACCTATGGCATACATTAATCGGATTAGAATCAATGCAGCCATTAAACTACTTAGAGATACTCAAAAATCAATTGCTGTTGTAGCTGAATTGACTGGATTCTGTAATATTAACTATTTTGATAAGATGTTCAAAACTAAGGTTGGCTCTACACCTCTTGAATACAGAAACAAAAGTCGGGATAATCGATAA
- a CDS encoding carbohydrate ABC transporter permease has translation MMARKKKYFISEIICILLSFSVLLPVYMLVINSFKDAASAAEMRLTLPKEWLIVANYTELIKEINLLKTFTNSVFISVITVTIVIITSGMAAFIVQRRKTALVQNIYKIISLALIIPPSMVNIYFLAQKLQLTSGFMGIILVLSTLNFAIATFLYVGFYKSIPMELDESAVMDGCSPLKLFFKIIFPLLKPITITVLIITFMAVWNDFNASIFFLNNPKKYTMVMTAYFFFGQKASDWHLVFADVLLTSLPVVLLYFFLQKQVLSGMTSGAVKG, from the coding sequence ATGATGGCAAGAAAGAAAAAATACTTCATATCCGAAATTATATGTATTCTTTTGAGTTTCTCAGTTTTATTACCAGTTTACATGTTAGTCATCAATTCTTTTAAAGATGCAGCTTCTGCTGCAGAGATGAGGTTAACGTTGCCAAAGGAGTGGCTTATAGTAGCTAACTACACTGAATTAATTAAGGAAATCAACTTATTAAAAACATTTACTAATAGTGTTTTCATATCTGTTATCACAGTAACTATTGTTATCATTACCTCAGGGATGGCTGCATTTATTGTTCAGAGAAGGAAAACTGCTTTAGTACAAAATATTTATAAAATCATCAGTTTAGCATTAATCATACCCCCATCAATGGTGAATATATATTTTTTAGCTCAGAAATTGCAACTGACGAGTGGGTTTATGGGCATTATTCTCGTATTAAGTACATTAAACTTTGCCATAGCCACATTCTTATACGTAGGCTTTTATAAAAGTATACCTATGGAGTTAGATGAATCAGCAGTGATGGATGGATGCAGTCCATTGAAGTTATTTTTTAAGATTATTTTTCCTTTATTGAAGCCCATTACAATTACTGTACTTATTATAACGTTTATGGCGGTTTGGAATGATTTTAATGCATCTATATTTTTCTTAAATAATCCTAAAAAATATACGATGGTTATGACTGCTTATTTCTTCTTTGGTCAAAAGGCATCCGATTGGCATTTAGTCTTTGCAGATGTACTACTAACTTCTTTACCGGTTGTATTATTATACTTTTTCTTGCAAAAGCAAGTTTTATCAGGTATGACGTCAGGAGCGGTAAAGGGATAA
- a CDS encoding carbohydrate ABC transporter permease, with protein MFFILPSIQMLAYSFTYWDIFTTRWAGVENFKNLFVDGGLIYSIKNTFTFAFITTFFKVINGLVLAIFLNQKLRTRNYLRTVFFMPAILNTVAVGLIFSAIFHPITGLLNESLRFIGLDFLVREWLTDPSIAIYSVSFVEIWQWTGFNMVILLAGLQTIDKQYYEAADIDGASEFMKFKHITLPLIMPALNNAIVVSLIGGLKVFGIIQATTGGGPGRSTEVFATLIYRSFASGRYGEACAATLIQSIIIAIISLSVHSYLRKKEIEL; from the coding sequence GTGTTTTTTATATTACCTAGTATACAAATGCTAGCATATTCATTTACTTATTGGGATATATTTACTACACGGTGGGCAGGGGTAGAAAATTTTAAGAATCTATTTGTAGATGGTGGCTTAATCTATTCAATTAAGAATACATTTACATTTGCATTTATTACAACATTTTTTAAAGTAATCAACGGCTTGGTTTTAGCAATTTTTTTAAATCAAAAACTAAGAACGCGCAATTATTTAAGAACTGTTTTTTTTATGCCTGCAATTTTGAATACAGTAGCGGTAGGTCTCATTTTTTCTGCTATATTTCATCCTATAACAGGTTTACTCAATGAATCTTTAAGGTTCATTGGATTAGATTTTCTCGTAAGAGAGTGGTTAACCGATCCAAGTATTGCCATTTATTCAGTATCCTTTGTAGAAATATGGCAATGGACAGGATTCAACATGGTCATTCTTTTAGCTGGCTTACAAACAATTGATAAGCAATACTATGAAGCGGCTGATATAGATGGTGCTAGTGAATTTATGAAATTTAAACATATTACGTTACCTCTTATTATGCCTGCATTAAATAATGCCATAGTGGTCAGTCTAATTGGTGGATTGAAAGTATTTGGTATTATACAGGCTACAACAGGTGGAGGACCTGGAAGATCTACAGAAGTTTTTGCAACATTAATCTATAGATCTTTTGCATCTGGTAGGTATGGTGAAGCTTGCGCTGCCACTCTCATTCAAAGTATTATCATTGCAATCATCTCATTAAGCGTACATTCATATCTTAGAAAGAAGGAAATAGAATTATGA
- a CDS encoding ABC transporter substrate-binding protein, whose protein sequence is MKWNFKKAISMFLITIMMLTFVACDQRDTVAEEGNASTTEVKRNSSVKEDKKDESPEEIETFSVLMFTEWYKKGWEAVEAEIEDNAESLGFKLEIEKIAGSQQGDQIMKTRFAAGEYPDFFEYQSAYDVEMKLGGRQQIQDISGDWVENFDSALLGSQFYSYDDTIVGMPIDPAVLVGTFYNKKVFEEVGVEVPTSWEELMAVCEEIKQAGKVPFYYPGKDTWALTMVLNEGFIREYAVTPEKELYEKLNSNQLHFSELELLKDALVKDKSIIDKGYVQPAFLSGTYDEEQKALANGDVAMIFQGTWVMDEINKKFPDQATDIGAFAIPFEDEGRSSQFAPFAFMMTAGCDKDAGMNVIEYLGSKDTQQLFADNQPGLWTCKGVTSDLLPAVADMKKWQDEGKVNIWYGNQFKYPSPPFDIYIQDYFAGGREVEEIFTAADIEYGKTAKASGDPNWK, encoded by the coding sequence ATGAAGTGGAATTTTAAAAAAGCTATTAGTATGTTTCTTATTACAATAATGATGTTGACATTTGTTGCATGTGATCAGAGAGATACAGTAGCTGAAGAGGGAAATGCATCAACCACGGAAGTAAAAAGAAACTCTAGTGTTAAAGAGGATAAAAAGGATGAAAGTCCAGAAGAAATTGAAACATTTTCTGTTCTAATGTTCACTGAATGGTATAAAAAAGGGTGGGAAGCTGTAGAAGCTGAAATAGAAGATAATGCAGAGAGTTTAGGGTTTAAGTTAGAAATTGAAAAGATAGCCGGTAGCCAACAGGGTGATCAAATTATGAAGACCAGGTTTGCAGCAGGAGAGTACCCAGATTTTTTTGAATATCAAAGTGCTTATGATGTAGAGATGAAACTTGGTGGCCGTCAACAAATACAAGATATCAGTGGTGATTGGGTTGAAAATTTTGATTCAGCACTTTTAGGATCACAGTTCTACTCCTATGATGATACGATTGTAGGGATGCCAATTGACCCAGCTGTTCTTGTTGGAACTTTTTATAATAAGAAAGTTTTTGAAGAAGTAGGTGTTGAAGTACCTACTAGCTGGGAAGAGTTAATGGCTGTTTGCGAAGAAATCAAACAAGCAGGGAAAGTTCCATTTTATTACCCAGGAAAAGATACGTGGGCTCTAACCATGGTACTGAATGAAGGATTTATTAGAGAATATGCTGTTACGCCTGAAAAGGAACTCTATGAAAAGCTTAACAGTAATCAGCTTCATTTCTCTGAATTAGAACTTTTGAAAGATGCGTTAGTAAAAGATAAGAGCATTATCGATAAAGGATATGTTCAACCAGCTTTTTTATCTGGAACCTATGATGAGGAACAGAAGGCTTTAGCTAATGGCGATGTAGCTATGATTTTCCAAGGAACATGGGTCATGGATGAAATCAATAAGAAATTCCCAGATCAAGCAACTGATATCGGTGCTTTTGCCATTCCATTTGAAGATGAAGGACGTAGTAGTCAATTTGCTCCATTCGCATTTATGATGACCGCTGGTTGTGATAAAGATGCTGGAATGAATGTCATTGAATACTTAGGTTCTAAAGATACTCAACAACTATTTGCTGATAATCAACCTGGATTATGGACTTGTAAAGGAGTAACATCAGACTTACTGCCTGCCGTTGCAGATATGAAAAAATGGCAAGACGAAGGTAAGGTTAATATATGGTATGGCAATCAATTTAAGTATCCATCTCCTCCATTTGATATTTATATCCAAGATTACTTTGCTGGTGGTAGGGAAGTAGAAGAAATTTTTACAGCTGCAGATATCGAGTATGGTAAGACAGCAAAAGCAAGTGGAGATCCTAACTGGAAATAG
- a CDS encoding response regulator transcription factor, translated as MTKLLNVMIVDDDYLIRAHIKSLLNQKAEEFILIGEASNGYEALRLLKRLAPDIIISDIRMPQMDGITLQNKLAEAEFKGELIMLSNYDDFEYVKESLKKGALDYLLKHQLNELTLINALSKAREVYAKKRSSIVLRSSIATDLNILKSRLMNKILTGSYKHLEEAKQDIEALGLYMQLNRVVIIVFSITEGSTIGSEGVRDQSLIEFSILNIVTDILDENKNGFISQVEPKKYAVLLSLREVWSENSVYKSINSLMQKIAFCMKKYLNIGAKFSYSSIHHNLLSINKEYDMLVMQLEKQIYTEDKYVMNPIKSTDHDGLYGISLKEETRLIEFVESGKEEELRACMDEIFSELKTYTLLREDYTILVNELVGVLLRVCKRNESYLTKETREYVKNKLSKINTLEIVEKLQERLLDLYIYIANEIACDSMSAYSGHVKKTIKYIKENFKQDISLDTAAKDTNISSVYLSRLFKNEVGVGFSEYLQHYRLNKAKTLLLNKMNIKEAAMESGFRNYTYFLSLFKKKTGFTPTAYIQQGRTTD; from the coding sequence ATGACTAAGTTATTAAATGTTATGATTGTTGATGATGATTATCTTATTAGGGCACATATTAAAAGCCTTCTTAATCAAAAAGCTGAAGAGTTTATTTTAATTGGAGAAGCTAGTAATGGGTATGAGGCATTGAGGCTCTTAAAACGACTAGCTCCAGATATCATTATATCAGATATTAGAATGCCACAAATGGATGGAATAACCCTACAAAACAAATTAGCTGAAGCAGAATTTAAGGGCGAGTTAATTATGTTAAGTAACTATGATGATTTTGAATATGTAAAAGAATCTTTAAAAAAAGGTGCGTTAGATTATTTACTAAAGCATCAATTGAATGAGTTAACATTAATTAATGCACTGAGTAAGGCTAGAGAAGTTTATGCGAAAAAGCGAAGTTCTATTGTGTTAAGAAGCAGTATTGCAACAGATTTGAATATATTGAAGAGTAGATTAATGAATAAGATCCTAACAGGCAGTTACAAGCATTTGGAAGAAGCTAAGCAAGATATTGAAGCTCTTGGGCTTTATATGCAGCTAAATAGAGTGGTTATTATTGTTTTTTCTATAACAGAAGGTTCAACTATCGGTAGTGAAGGAGTTCGAGACCAATCACTAATAGAGTTTTCTATACTTAATATCGTTACAGATATTTTAGATGAGAATAAAAATGGATTTATTAGTCAGGTAGAGCCAAAAAAATATGCTGTACTCTTATCACTAAGGGAAGTATGGAGTGAAAATAGTGTTTATAAAAGTATCAATAGTCTTATGCAAAAAATAGCCTTTTGTATGAAAAAATATTTAAATATTGGAGCAAAATTTTCTTATTCGTCCATTCATCATAATTTGTTGAGTATCAATAAAGAATACGACATGTTAGTTATGCAGTTAGAGAAGCAGATTTATACTGAAGATAAGTATGTCATGAATCCTATAAAATCAACTGATCATGATGGATTATATGGAATCTCCTTGAAAGAGGAGACGCGGCTGATAGAGTTTGTTGAATCAGGTAAGGAAGAGGAATTGAGGGCATGTATGGATGAAATCTTCTCAGAATTAAAAACTTATACGCTATTAAGAGAGGATTATACAATACTAGTGAACGAGTTAGTAGGGGTTTTACTAAGAGTTTGTAAAAGAAATGAATCTTATCTCACAAAGGAAACAAGAGAGTATGTTAAAAATAAGTTGAGTAAAATCAACACTTTAGAGATAGTTGAAAAGCTACAAGAGAGATTATTAGATTTATACATCTATATTGCTAATGAGATTGCTTGTGATAGTATGTCAGCATATTCAGGACATGTAAAAAAGACAATTAAGTATATCAAGGAGAATTTTAAACAGGATATATCACTAGATACTGCTGCTAAAGACACCAATATTAGTTCGGTATATTTAAGTCGCTTGTTTAAGAATGAAGTTGGTGTGGGATTCTCAGAGTATTTGCAACATTATCGACTCAATAAAGCTAAGACCTTATTATTAAATAAGATGAACATAAAAGAAGCAGCTATGGAGAGTGGTTTTAGAAATTACACCTACTTTTTGAGCTTATTCAAGAAGAAAACAGGTTTTACACCGACGGCATATATCCAGCAAGGTAGGACTACTGATTAA
- a CDS encoding sensor histidine kinase, which translates to MKVKMSIKMKYVCATLAVFISFSIFMIILWSRITSNYAEEVAIVYANDILVKSNNSLEDILKDVYSVTTIIALDQDTIINAMDTETDLDGVSYINQTKEVRNLLSYLSAFKPYIHGMMVFNHEGEYYTTGTIMPLDELKSQEWYIDIAVSDTNKIIINPHNYDIYLNDTKSYKNKVITIARPITNYKGKLGYVIADIKCDSLINEINNNLESLGSYLIIDEKNNEYVLETTENRILEEQDIDKIKSNLVEQQGNFSVELGNQEYLILYEKFDFVNWTSIYLIPKDILLQKFNEGKELASLFSIMISVVGVCIIYIISYILTKNISKLNKAMTQIDKDNLDVVVTIQSKDEVGELANQFNLLTARVQRLINQIKISERLKTKSEIKALQSQINPHFLMNTLNTIKFLSVMQGAKNITQVSDGLSSLMHMYLDQRHLISIHEEIGYLQSYLDIQSYKYHDQFNFKIHMEDEIQNFKILKLIIQPLVENSLVHGLQCLEYKGVVITKIYRENDTLKISVQDNGRGMTEQQLMTLYREKDDSKSIGIYNVMTRIKLNYGEDFGIKYESQPFSHTIAEITLPLIEGEEEND; encoded by the coding sequence ATGAAGGTTAAAATGAGCATTAAGATGAAATATGTGTGTGCCACCTTAGCCGTTTTTATATCTTTTTCTATCTTTATGATCATATTGTGGTCTAGAATCACGTCTAACTATGCAGAAGAGGTTGCAATCGTCTATGCAAATGATATCTTAGTTAAATCCAATAATTCACTGGAAGATATATTAAAGGATGTCTATTCTGTTACTACCATTATCGCTTTGGACCAAGATACCATCATTAATGCCATGGACACCGAAACTGATTTGGATGGCGTAAGTTATATTAATCAAACAAAAGAAGTTAGAAATCTATTAAGTTATCTAAGTGCTTTTAAACCCTATATTCATGGGATGATGGTGTTTAATCATGAAGGTGAATACTATACAACAGGAACGATAATGCCCCTAGATGAATTGAAGAGTCAAGAATGGTACATAGATATTGCAGTTAGCGATACAAATAAAATTATTATTAATCCCCATAATTATGATATTTACCTTAACGATACAAAGAGTTATAAGAATAAAGTGATAACAATTGCCAGACCAATTACGAATTATAAAGGTAAACTGGGTTATGTTATTGCAGATATAAAATGCGATAGTCTTATTAATGAGATCAATAATAATTTAGAGTCATTGGGATCCTATTTGATTATCGATGAAAAGAATAATGAGTATGTATTGGAAACCACTGAAAATAGAATCTTAGAAGAGCAGGATATAGATAAAATTAAGAGTAATCTCGTGGAGCAACAAGGAAACTTTTCAGTAGAATTAGGAAATCAAGAATACCTCATACTTTATGAAAAATTCGACTTTGTGAATTGGACATCCATATATCTGATTCCAAAAGATATTTTACTTCAAAAGTTTAATGAAGGAAAAGAACTGGCTAGTCTCTTTTCCATAATGATTAGTGTTGTTGGAGTTTGTATTATCTATATCATCTCTTATATCCTCACAAAAAATATCTCAAAGCTCAATAAAGCCATGACACAAATAGATAAAGATAATCTGGATGTAGTTGTAACTATTCAATCCAAGGATGAAGTAGGTGAGTTAGCCAATCAATTTAATTTATTAACTGCAAGAGTACAACGATTAATTAATCAGATAAAGATTAGTGAGCGCTTAAAAACCAAGTCAGAAATTAAAGCTTTGCAATCTCAGATTAATCCACATTTCTTAATGAATACGTTGAACACCATCAAGTTTTTATCCGTTATGCAAGGAGCTAAGAATATAACACAAGTAAGTGATGGTTTATCTTCACTCATGCACATGTACTTGGACCAGCGTCATCTGATCAGCATACATGAAGAAATAGGCTACTTACAAAGTTACCTAGATATACAGAGTTATAAATATCATGATCAATTCAATTTTAAAATTCATATGGAGGATGAAATACAAAACTTCAAGATATTGAAGTTAATCATTCAACCTCTTGTAGAGAATTCATTAGTGCATGGTTTACAGTGTTTAGAATATAAGGGTGTCGTTATTACTAAGATTTATCGAGAAAATGATACGTTAAAAATCAGTGTACAGGATAACGGTAGGGGGATGACGGAACAACAGCTCATGACATTATATAGAGAAAAGGATGATTCGAAAAGTATTGGTATTTATAATGTAATGACTAGAATCAAGTTAAACTATGGAGAAGATTTTGGGATCAAATATGAAAGCCAGCCTTTTAGTCATACAATTGCAGAAATAACATTGCCTTTAATTGAGGGGGAAGAAGAAAATGACTAA